The Nycticebus coucang isolate mNycCou1 chromosome 15, mNycCou1.pri, whole genome shotgun sequence genome has a segment encoding these proteins:
- the SLITRK1 gene encoding SLIT and NTRK-like protein 1: MLLWILLLETSLCFAAGNVTGDVCKEKICSCNEIEGDLHVDCEKKGFTSLQRFTAPTSQFYHLFLHGNSLTRLFPNEFANFYNAVSLHMENNGLHEIVPGAFLGLQLVKRLHINNNKIKSFRKQTFLGLDDLEYLQADFNLLRDIDPGAFQDLNKLEVLILNDNLISTLPANVFQYVPITHLDLRGNRLKTLPYEEVLEQIPGIAEILLEDNPWDCSCDLLSLKEWLENIPKNALIGRVVCEAPTRLQGKDLNETTDQDLCPLKNRVDSSLPAPPAQEETLAPGPLPTPFKTNGQEDHATPGSAPNGGTKIPGNWQIKIRPTVAVATGGARNKAPANSLPCPGGCSCDHIPGSGLKMNCNNRNVSSLADLKPKLSNLQELFLRDNKIHSIRKSHFVDYKNLILLDLGNNNIATMENNTFKNLLDLRWLYMDSNYLDTLSREKFAGLQNLEYLNVEYNAIQLILPGTFNAMPKLRILILNNNLLRSLPVDVFAGVSLSKLSLHNNYFMYLPVAGVLDQLTSIIQIDLHGNPWECSCTIVPFKQWAERLGSEVLMSDLKCETPVNFFRKDFMLLSNDEICPQLYARISPTLTSHSKNSTGLAETGTHSNSYLDTSRVSISVLVPGLLLVFVTSAFTVVGMLVFILRNRKRSKRRDANSSASEINSLQTVCDSSYWHNGPYNADAAHRVYDCGSHSLSD; the protein is encoded by the coding sequence ATGCTGCTTTGGATTCTGTTGCTGGAGACGTCTCTTTGTTTTGCCGCTGGAAACGTTACAGGGGACGTTTGCAAAGAGAAGATCTGTTCTTGCAATGAGATAGAAGGGGACCTACACGTAGACTGTGAAAAAAAGGGCTTTACAAGTCTGCAGCGTTTCACTGCCCCGACTTCCcagttttatcatttatttctgcATGGCAATTCCCTCACTCGACTTTTCCCTAATGAGTTCGCTAACTTTTATAATGCGGTTAGTTTGCACATGGAAAACAATGGCTTGCATGAAATCGTTCCGGGGGCTTTTTTGGGGCTGCAGCTGGTGAAAAGGCTGcacatcaacaacaacaagatCAAGTCTTTTCGAAAGCAGACTTTTCTGGGGCTAGACGATCTGGAATACCTCCAGGCTGATTTTAATTTATTACGGGATATAGACCCAGGGGCCTTCCAAGACTTGAACAAGCTGGAGGTACTTATATTAAATGACAATCTCATCAGCACCCTACCTGCCAACGTGTTCCAGTACGTGCCCatcacccaccttgacctccggGGAAACAGGCTGAAAACGCTGCCCTATGAGGAGGTCTTGGAGCAAATCCCTGGGATTGCTGAGATCCTGCTGGAGGATAACCCTTGGGACTGCTCCTGTGATCTGCTCTCCCTGAAAGAATGGCTTGAAAACATTCCCAAGAACGCCCTGATCGGCAGAGTGGTCTGTGAGGCCCCCACCAGACTGCAGGGTAAAGACCTCAATGAAACCACCGACCAGGACTTGTGTCCTCTGAAAAATCGAGTGGATTCTAGTCTCCCCGCACCCCCTGCCCAAGAAGAGACCTTAGCTCCTGGGCCCCTGCCAACTCCTTTCAAGACTAATGGGCAAGAGGATCATGCCACCCCGGGGTCAGCTCCGAATGGAGGTACAAAGATACCGGGCAACTGGCAAATCAAAATCAGACCCACTGTAGCGGTAGCGACGGGTGGCGCCAGAAACAAAGCCCCAGCCAACAGTTTGCCCTGCCCTGGGGGCTGCAGCTGCGACCACATCCCGGGGTCGGGTTTAAAAATGAACTGCAACAACCGGAACGTGAGCAGCTTGGCTGATTTGAAACCCAAGCTCTCCAACCTGCAGGAGCTTTTCCTTCGAGATAACAAGATCCACAGCATCCGAAAATCGCACTTTGTGGATTACAAGAACCTCATTCTGTTGGATCTGGGCAACAATAACATCGCTACCATGGAGAACAACACTTTCAAGAACCTCTTGGACCTCAGGTGGCTGTACATGGATAGCAATTACCTGGACACGCTGTCTCGGGAGAAGTTCGCGGGGCTGCAGAACCTGGAGTACCTGAACGTGGAGTACAACGCGATCCAGCTCATCCTCCCTGGCACTTTCAATGCCATGCCCAAACTGAGGATTCTCATTCTCAACAATAACTTGCTGAGGTCCCTCCCCGTGGACGTGTTTGCTGGGGTCTCCCTCTCTAAGCTCAGCCTGCACAACAACTACTTCATGTACCTGCCGGTGGCTGGGGTGCTGGACCAGCTGACCTCCATCATCCAGATAGACCTGCACGGAAACCCCTGGGAGTGCTCCTGCACCATTGTGCCTTTCAAGCAATGGGCAGAGCGCCTGGGTTCCGAAGTGCTGATGAGCGACCTCAAGTGTGAGACGCCAGTGAACTTCTTCAGAAAGGATTTCATGCTGCTCTCCAACGACGAGATCTGCCCCCAGCTGTACGCTAGGATCTCGCCCACGTTAACTTCGCACAGTAAAAACAGCACTGGGTTGGCGGAGACCGGGACGCACTCCAACTCCTACCTAGACACCAGCAGGGTGTCCATCTCCGTGTTGGTCCCGGGACTTCTGCTGGTATTTGTCACCTCCGCCTTCACCGTGGTGGGCATGCTCGTGTTTATCCTGAGGAACCGAAAGCGGTCCAAGAGAAGGGATGCCAACTCCTCCGCGTCCGAAATTAATTCCCTGCAGACAGTCTGTGACTCTTCCTACTGGCACAACGGGCCTTACAACGCGGATGCGGCCCACAGAGTGTACGACTGTGGCTCTCACTCCCTCTCAGACTAA